The Saccharothrix variisporea genome has a segment encoding these proteins:
- the scpA gene encoding methylmalonyl-CoA mutase: MIPNFADVELGEPTAATAEQWQEALHQTTGKGPDALVWETPEGIGVKPVYTAADTEGLDFLRTYPGIAPFLRGPYPTMYVNQPWTIRQYAGFSTAEESNAFYRRNLAAGQKGLSVAFDLATHRGYDSDHPRVAGDVGMAGVAIDSIYDMRQLFDGIPLDKMSVSMTMNGAVLPVLALYVVAAEEQGVTPDQLAGTIQNDILKEFMVRNTYIYPPQPSMRIISDIFAFTSRNMPKFNSISISGYHMQEAGATADLELAYTLADGVEYLRAGRDAGLDIDAFAPRLSFFWAIGMNFFMEVAKMRAARLLWAKLVKGFDPKSPKSLSLRTHCQTSGWSLTAQDVFNNVARTCVEAMAATQGHTQSLHTNALDEALALPTDFSARIARNTQLLLQQESGTTRVIDPWGGSAFVERLTHDLAHRAWAHITEVEAAGGMAQAIDAGIPKLRIEEAAARTQARIDSGRQPVIGVNKYQVEFDEQIEVLKVDNAGVRAQQLAKLQRLREERDQSAVDSALNALTNAAGADGNLLELAIDAARAKATVGEISEALGKVWGRHSAQIRTITGVYREEVGSVSNVDATRRVVEEFAEAEGRRPRILVAKMGQDGHDRGQKVIATAFADLGFDVDVGPLFQTPDEVARQAVEADVHIVGVSSLAAGHLTLVPALRAALAELGREDIMIVVGGVIPPQDFDELRAAGAAAIFPPGTVIADAAGDLLEKLSAQLGHA, encoded by the coding sequence ATGATCCCGAACTTCGCCGACGTCGAGCTGGGCGAGCCCACCGCGGCCACCGCCGAGCAGTGGCAGGAGGCGCTGCACCAGACCACCGGCAAGGGACCGGACGCGTTGGTGTGGGAGACGCCGGAGGGCATCGGCGTCAAGCCCGTCTACACCGCCGCCGACACCGAGGGCCTGGACTTCCTGCGCACCTACCCGGGCATCGCGCCCTTCCTGCGCGGCCCGTACCCGACGATGTACGTCAACCAGCCGTGGACGATCCGCCAGTACGCGGGCTTCTCCACGGCCGAGGAGTCCAACGCCTTCTACCGCCGCAACCTCGCGGCCGGCCAGAAGGGCCTGTCGGTCGCGTTCGACCTGGCCACCCACCGCGGCTACGACTCCGACCACCCGCGCGTGGCCGGTGACGTGGGCATGGCGGGCGTGGCCATCGACTCGATCTACGACATGCGCCAGCTCTTCGACGGCATCCCGCTGGACAAGATGTCGGTGTCCATGACGATGAACGGCGCGGTGCTGCCCGTGCTCGCGCTCTACGTCGTGGCGGCGGAGGAGCAGGGGGTGACGCCGGACCAGCTCGCGGGGACCATCCAGAACGACATCCTCAAGGAGTTCATGGTCCGCAACACCTACATCTACCCGCCGCAGCCGTCGATGCGGATCATCTCGGACATCTTCGCGTTCACCTCGCGGAACATGCCGAAGTTCAACTCGATCTCCATCTCCGGCTACCACATGCAGGAGGCCGGCGCGACGGCCGACCTGGAGCTGGCCTACACGCTCGCCGACGGCGTGGAGTACCTGCGGGCGGGCCGGGACGCGGGCCTGGACATCGACGCGTTCGCCCCGCGCCTGTCGTTCTTCTGGGCCATCGGCATGAACTTCTTCATGGAAGTGGCCAAGATGAGGGCCGCTCGCCTGCTGTGGGCGAAGCTGGTCAAGGGTTTCGACCCGAAGTCGCCCAAGTCGCTGAGCCTGCGCACGCACTGCCAGACCTCCGGCTGGTCGCTGACCGCGCAGGACGTGTTCAACAACGTGGCCCGCACGTGCGTGGAGGCGATGGCCGCCACCCAGGGCCACACCCAGTCCCTGCACACCAACGCGCTGGACGAGGCGCTGGCCCTGCCCACGGACTTCTCCGCGCGCATCGCCCGCAACACCCAGCTGCTGCTCCAGCAGGAGTCCGGCACCACCCGCGTGATCGACCCGTGGGGCGGCAGCGCGTTCGTCGAGCGCCTGACCCACGACCTCGCGCACCGCGCGTGGGCGCACATCACCGAGGTCGAGGCGGCCGGCGGCATGGCGCAGGCCATCGACGCGGGCATCCCGAAGCTGCGCATCGAGGAGGCCGCGGCCCGCACGCAGGCCCGCATCGACTCGGGCCGGCAGCCGGTGATCGGCGTGAACAAGTACCAGGTGGAGTTCGACGAGCAGATCGAGGTGCTCAAGGTCGACAACGCGGGCGTGCGCGCCCAGCAGCTCGCGAAGCTCCAGCGCCTGCGCGAAGAACGCGACCAGTCCGCTGTGGACAGTGCGCTCAACGCGCTCACCAACGCGGCGGGCGCGGACGGCAACCTGCTGGAGCTGGCCATCGACGCGGCCCGCGCCAAGGCCACCGTGGGCGAGATCTCCGAGGCCCTGGGCAAGGTGTGGGGCCGGCACTCGGCGCAGATCCGCACCATCACCGGCGTCTACCGCGAGGAGGTCGGTTCGGTGTCGAACGTGGACGCCACCCGGCGGGTGGTCGAGGAGTTCGCGGAGGCGGAGGGCCGCCGCCCGCGCATCCTGGTCGCCAAGATGGGCCAGGACGGGCACGACCGCGGCCAGAAGGTCATCGCGACCGCGTTCGCCGACCTCGGCTTCGACGTGGACGTCGGCCCGCTGTTCCAGACGCCGGACGAGGTCGCCCGCCAGGCCGTCGAGGCGGACGTGCACATCGTCGGCGTGTCCTCGCTGGCCGCCGGGCACCTCACGCTGGTGCCCGCGCTGCGCGCGGCGCTGGCCGAGCTGGGCCGCGAGGACATCATGATCGTGGTCGGCGGCGTCATCCCGCCGCAGGACTTCGACGAGCTGCGCGCGGCGGGCGCGGCGGCGATCTTCCCGCCCGGCACGGTCATCGCCGACGCCGCGGGCGACCTGCTGGAGAAGCTGTCGGCGCAGCTCGGGCATGCCTAG
- a CDS encoding M20 family metallopeptidase → MGTDFEVRTRSAVERYSNALVELSHSIHAEPELAFAEHRSAAKVADLLAAEGFEVERGVAELETAFTASFGSGDLVLGLCAEYDALPEVGHACGHNVIAAASTGAALALRDVADELGLTVRVIGTPAEEVGGGKVLMLERGVFDDVSLSMMVHPAPYEAIAARSLAITDVEVHYTGRPSHAAAAPHLGVNAADAITVAQVAIGLARQHLEPGQMVSGIVTRGGTVPNVVPDRTSAMFDLRAEDMESLHRLEDRINRCFEAGALATGCTHEVVKVSPVYAELTPDPWLADAYRRAVTSLGRTPLSAEEERGHKIGSTDMGNITRALPAIHPTIAIDCGDAVNHQIEFATACASASADRAVLDGALALAWTTIAAASDDAQRARLVGGAA, encoded by the coding sequence ATGGGTACCGACTTCGAGGTGAGAACGCGCTCGGCCGTCGAGCGGTACTCGAATGCGCTGGTAGAGCTCTCGCACAGCATCCACGCGGAGCCCGAGTTGGCCTTCGCCGAGCACCGCAGCGCCGCCAAGGTGGCCGACCTGCTCGCCGCCGAGGGCTTCGAGGTCGAGCGTGGCGTGGCCGAGCTGGAGACCGCGTTCACGGCCTCGTTCGGCTCCGGGGACCTCGTCCTGGGCCTGTGCGCGGAGTACGACGCGCTGCCCGAGGTCGGACATGCTTGCGGACACAACGTCATCGCCGCCGCGTCCACCGGCGCCGCGCTGGCCCTGCGGGACGTGGCCGACGAGCTGGGCCTGACCGTCCGCGTGATCGGCACGCCCGCCGAGGAGGTCGGCGGCGGCAAGGTCCTCATGCTGGAACGCGGGGTGTTCGACGACGTGTCGTTGTCGATGATGGTCCACCCCGCGCCCTACGAGGCCATCGCCGCGCGCTCGCTGGCCATCACCGACGTCGAGGTCCACTACACCGGCCGCCCGTCGCACGCCGCCGCAGCGCCCCACCTGGGCGTCAACGCCGCCGACGCGATCACCGTCGCGCAGGTCGCCATCGGCCTGGCCCGGCAGCACCTGGAGCCCGGTCAGATGGTCAGCGGCATCGTCACCCGCGGCGGCACCGTCCCCAACGTCGTCCCGGACCGCACGTCGGCGATGTTCGACCTGCGCGCCGAGGACATGGAGTCCCTGCACCGCCTGGAGGACCGCATCAACCGGTGCTTCGAGGCGGGCGCCCTGGCCACCGGCTGCACGCACGAGGTCGTGAAGGTCTCGCCCGTGTACGCCGAGCTCACCCCCGACCCCTGGCTGGCCGACGCCTACCGGCGCGCGGTCACCTCACTGGGCCGCACCCCGCTGAGCGCGGAAGAGGAACGCGGCCACAAGATCGGCAGCACCGACATGGGCAACATCACCCGTGCGCTGCCCGCCATCCACCCGACCATCGCCATCGACTGCGGAGACGCGGTGAACCACCAAATCGAGTTCGCGACCGCCTGTGCCTCGGCTTCGGCCGACCGAGCCGTGCTCGACGGGGCACTCGCCCTGGCCTGGACAACAATCGCCGCCGCGTCCGACGACGCGCAGCGTGCCCGGCTCGTGGGTGGTGCGGCATGA
- a CDS encoding amidohydrolase, which translates to MTVLDSRVPGPSGPSGSSGSAGSSGEEGSEVLLTERGVSIAPVEDPGAGRGPSWLDDWLSANASEVVAWRRHIHAHPELSRKEFATTELIADVLRSAGLKPRVLPGGTGLVCDVGSGPRCVALRADIDALPVKENTGAPYASTVDGVAHACGHDAHTTILLGAALALASATELPGRVRLVFQPAEEVMPGGALDVLAAGGLDGVERIFGLHCDPRLPVGRIGTRIGAITSASDLLELRLTSPGGHTSRPHLTADLVHALGTVITGLPTLLSRRVDPRSGTVLVWGAVHAGEAANAVPQDGVLRGTLRTGDRDIWAELEPLIKELTGALLAPTGVGFDLHHRRGVPPVVNDRESTMLLRAGIEAALGEDALAGTEQSSGGEDFGWYLEHVPGSFARLGVWNGVEKQRDLHQPGFDLDERALLVGVRVMVHAALASLA; encoded by the coding sequence ATGACGGTCCTCGACTCGCGCGTGCCGGGCCCGTCGGGTCCCTCCGGGTCATCGGGTTCAGCTGGTTCGTCGGGCGAGGAGGGCTCCGAGGTGCTGTTGACGGAACGCGGGGTCAGCATTGCCCCTGTGGAAGATCCGGGAGCGGGGCGCGGCCCCTCGTGGCTGGACGACTGGCTGAGCGCCAACGCGTCCGAGGTGGTGGCCTGGCGCCGCCACATCCACGCCCACCCGGAGCTGTCCCGCAAGGAGTTCGCGACGACCGAGCTGATCGCGGACGTCCTGCGCTCGGCCGGCCTCAAGCCCCGCGTCCTGCCCGGCGGCACCGGCCTGGTCTGCGACGTCGGCAGCGGCCCGCGTTGCGTGGCCCTGCGCGCCGACATCGACGCCCTGCCGGTCAAGGAGAACACCGGAGCGCCCTACGCGTCCACAGTGGACGGTGTGGCGCACGCCTGCGGCCACGACGCCCACACCACGATCCTGCTGGGCGCGGCCCTGGCCCTGGCTTCGGCCACGGAACTGCCCGGTCGCGTGCGGCTGGTGTTCCAGCCGGCGGAGGAGGTCATGCCCGGCGGGGCGCTGGACGTCCTCGCGGCGGGCGGCCTGGACGGCGTGGAGCGCATCTTCGGGCTGCACTGCGACCCGAGGCTCCCGGTGGGCCGGATCGGCACCCGGATCGGCGCCATCACGTCGGCCAGCGACCTGCTGGAACTGCGCCTGACGTCCCCCGGCGGCCACACCTCGCGCCCCCACCTGACCGCCGACCTGGTGCACGCGCTGGGCACGGTCATCACGGGCCTGCCCACCCTGCTGTCCCGTCGGGTCGACCCGCGCTCGGGGACGGTGCTCGTGTGGGGCGCGGTGCACGCCGGCGAGGCCGCCAACGCGGTCCCCCAGGACGGCGTCCTGCGGGGCACGCTGCGCACGGGCGACCGCGACATCTGGGCCGAGCTGGAGCCGCTGATCAAGGAGCTGACCGGCGCTCTGCTGGCTCCCACGGGTGTGGGCTTCGACCTCCACCACCGCCGGGGCGTCCCCCCGGTGGTGAACGACCGGGAGTCGACCATGCTGCTGCGGGCCGGCATCGAGGCCGCGCTGGGCGAGGACGCGCTGGCGGGGACCGAGCAGTCGTCGGGCGGCGAGGACTTCGGGTGGTACCTGGAGCACGTGCCCGGCTCGTTCGCGCGGCTGGGCGTGTGGAACGGCGTGGAGAAGCAGCGCGACCTGCACCAGCCGGGGTTCGACCTGGACGAACGCGCGCTGCTGGTCGGCGTCCGCGTCATGGTCCACGCGGCCCTGGCGTCCCTGGCCTGA
- the meaB gene encoding methylmalonyl Co-A mutase-associated GTPase MeaB translates to MPRPLDVGEYAKGVLAGDRGTLARAITLVESTRADHRRLAQELLVELLPSSGGAHRIGITGVPGVGKSTFIDAFGSMLTEQGHRVAVLAVDPSSTRTGGSILGDKTRMARLAVDPNAFIRPSPTSGTLGGVAKATRETIVLVEAAGFDVVLVETVGVGQSEVAVANMTDCSLFLTLARTGDQLQGIKKGVLELADVIAVNKADGPFEQDARKAARELAGALRLLRAPDAVWNPPVLTCSGLTGAGLDTVWQQVVAHQTALRDAGELAERRRRQQVEWTWAMVNDQLLTSLRTNPAVKALVPELERQVREGELTATLAAERILDAFTGRDTGTGLDDH, encoded by the coding sequence ATGCCTAGGCCGCTCGACGTCGGCGAGTACGCGAAGGGCGTGCTCGCCGGCGACCGCGGCACGCTGGCCCGCGCCATCACGCTGGTCGAGTCCACCCGCGCCGACCACCGGCGGCTCGCGCAGGAGCTGCTGGTGGAGCTGCTGCCGTCCTCCGGCGGGGCCCACCGGATCGGCATCACCGGCGTGCCCGGCGTGGGCAAGTCGACGTTCATCGACGCGTTCGGCTCGATGCTGACCGAGCAGGGCCACCGGGTGGCGGTGCTGGCCGTGGACCCGTCGTCCACCCGCACCGGCGGGTCGATCCTGGGCGACAAGACCCGCATGGCGCGGCTGGCGGTGGACCCGAACGCGTTCATCCGGCCGTCGCCGACGTCCGGGACGCTGGGCGGGGTGGCCAAGGCGACCCGCGAGACGATCGTGCTGGTCGAGGCGGCCGGGTTCGACGTGGTGTTGGTGGAGACCGTCGGCGTCGGCCAGTCCGAGGTGGCCGTGGCCAACATGACCGACTGCTCGCTGTTCCTGACCCTCGCGCGCACCGGCGACCAGCTCCAGGGCATCAAGAAGGGCGTGCTGGAGCTGGCCGACGTGATCGCGGTGAACAAGGCGGACGGGCCGTTCGAGCAGGACGCCCGCAAGGCGGCCCGCGAGCTGGCGGGCGCGCTGCGGCTGCTGCGCGCGCCGGACGCCGTGTGGAACCCGCCCGTGCTGACGTGCAGCGGGCTCACCGGCGCCGGGCTGGACACCGTGTGGCAGCAGGTCGTCGCGCACCAGACCGCCCTGCGGGACGCCGGAGAGCTGGCCGAGCGGCGGCGGCGTCAGCAGGTCGAGTGGACCTGGGCCATGGTCAACGACCAGCTGCTGACCTCGCTGCGCACGAACCCGGCGGTGAAAGCGCTGGTCCCGGAGCTGGAGCGGCAGGTGCGCGAGGGCGAGCTGACGGCCACGCTGGCAGCCGAACGCATCCTCGACGCCTTCACCGGCCGTGACACGGGCACCGGTTTGGACGACCACTGA
- a CDS encoding purine-nucleoside phosphorylase, whose product MTAISEDLTGDSALEQHAAAVLAERTGVARHDIAVVLGSGWRPAADLIGEPAAEVPMGDLPGFEKPTAFGHGGTVRSVPVGEKNVLVLLGRTHGYEGKGVAKVVHGVRTAAAAGVRSIVLTNAAGGLREGMFVGQPVLISDHLNLTAASPLVGARFVDLTDLYSPRLREIAREIDSSLEEGVYAGLPGPHFETPAEIRMLRTLGADLVGMSTVLEAIAARAEGVEVFGLSLVTNLAAGITGEPLNHEEVLEAGAAAASRMGTLLRELVARA is encoded by the coding sequence GTGACCGCCATCAGTGAAGACCTCACCGGAGACAGTGCCCTGGAGCAGCACGCTGCCGCCGTGCTCGCCGAGAGGACCGGGGTTGCTCGGCATGACATCGCCGTTGTCCTCGGGTCCGGGTGGCGGCCTGCCGCCGACCTCATCGGCGAGCCCGCGGCCGAGGTGCCCATGGGGGACCTGCCCGGGTTCGAGAAGCCGACCGCCTTCGGGCACGGGGGCACCGTCCGGTCGGTGCCGGTCGGCGAGAAGAACGTCCTGGTCCTCCTCGGGCGCACGCACGGGTACGAGGGCAAGGGTGTCGCCAAGGTCGTCCACGGGGTGCGGACCGCGGCGGCGGCCGGGGTGCGGTCCATCGTCTTGACCAACGCCGCCGGTGGCCTGCGCGAGGGCATGTTCGTCGGGCAGCCCGTGCTGATCAGCGACCACCTGAACCTCACCGCCGCGTCGCCGCTGGTGGGTGCGCGGTTCGTGGACCTGACGGACCTTTACTCGCCGCGGCTGCGCGAGATCGCCCGTGAGATCGACTCCTCGCTGGAGGAGGGCGTCTACGCGGGTCTGCCGGGGCCGCACTTCGAGACGCCGGCCGAGATCCGGATGCTGCGCACGCTGGGCGCGGACCTGGTCGGCATGTCGACCGTGCTCGAGGCGATCGCCGCCCGCGCCGAAGGGGTCGAGGTGTTCGGGTTGTCGCTGGTGACGAACCTCGCCGCGGGCATCACGGGTGAGCCGCTCAACCACGAGGAAGTGCTGGAGGCGGGTGCGGCGGCGGCCAGTCGGATGGGCACGTTGCTGCGTGAGCTGGTGGCGCGCGCATGA
- a CDS encoding methylmalonyl-CoA mutase family protein, protein MEPTGELALAAEFPAPDREQWLELVQGVLRKSGAEFESLVTTTYDGIRLQPLYTADDTAPAAGFPGLAPFTRGGKPQGAVEGWDVRQLHRVADRNAVMADLENGVTSLWLKTPKDKLDDVLAEVYLDLAPVVVDGGVDFRATGLEMLRIWDQRPVLASQVRGNVGADPIGVQARTGQQADFAALKDLVEKAKDFPDLRVVVVDGLPFHEAGGSDAQELGASLAAGVAYLRNLTDLGLSPQDAVRLLEFRYAATADQFLTIAKFRAARRLWARVTEVAGAPSPQLQHAVTSPAMMTRRDPWVNMLRTTVAAFGAGVGGADSVTVLPFDHAIGLPDDFARRIARNTQSLLLEESRVAGVIDPAGGSWYVEKLTDDLAHAAWAWFREIEAAGGLPNAFPLVTDKIAETWARRSENLADRTDAITGVSEFPNLTEQPVQREKAPEEPSGGLPRIRYAQAYEALRDAADAAPERPKVFLATLGPVAAHTARATFAANLFQAGGIETPAAGATKTVEDVVEAFRGSGARIACLAGSESSYAELAAPVADALREAGAERVLLAGKKSDATIDEYVYTGCPALRVLEHTFEFLGVQR, encoded by the coding sequence ATGGAGCCGACTGGCGAACTGGCGCTGGCCGCCGAATTCCCTGCCCCGGACCGGGAGCAGTGGCTGGAACTGGTCCAGGGCGTGCTCCGCAAGTCGGGTGCGGAGTTCGAGTCCCTGGTGACCACGACCTACGACGGCATCCGCCTCCAACCCCTCTACACCGCCGACGACACCGCTCCCGCCGCCGGCTTCCCCGGCCTGGCCCCGTTCACCCGGGGCGGCAAGCCGCAGGGCGCGGTCGAGGGCTGGGACGTCCGGCAGCTGCACCGGGTCGCCGACCGCAACGCGGTCATGGCCGACTTGGAGAACGGCGTCACGTCCCTCTGGCTGAAGACACCCAAGGACAAGCTCGACGACGTCCTCGCCGAGGTCTACCTCGACCTCGCCCCGGTCGTCGTGGACGGTGGCGTCGACTTCCGCGCCACCGGCCTGGAGATGCTGCGCATCTGGGACCAGCGCCCGGTGCTCGCGAGCCAGGTCCGGGGCAACGTCGGCGCGGACCCGATCGGCGTCCAGGCGCGGACCGGTCAGCAGGCCGACTTCGCCGCTCTCAAGGACCTGGTCGAGAAGGCCAAGGACTTCCCCGACCTGCGGGTGGTCGTCGTGGACGGCCTGCCGTTCCACGAGGCCGGCGGTTCGGACGCGCAGGAGCTGGGCGCCTCGCTCGCCGCGGGCGTCGCCTACCTCCGAAACCTCACCGACCTCGGCCTGTCGCCCCAGGACGCCGTGCGGCTGCTGGAGTTCCGGTACGCGGCGACCGCCGACCAGTTCCTCACCATCGCGAAGTTCCGGGCCGCGCGCCGGCTGTGGGCGCGGGTCACGGAGGTCGCCGGCGCGCCGAGTCCGCAGCTCCAGCACGCGGTCACCTCGCCCGCGATGATGACCCGCCGCGACCCGTGGGTGAACATGCTGCGCACCACGGTCGCCGCGTTCGGCGCGGGCGTGGGCGGCGCGGACTCGGTGACCGTCCTGCCGTTCGACCACGCCATCGGCCTGCCCGACGACTTCGCCCGCCGCATCGCCCGCAACACCCAGTCGCTGCTGCTGGAGGAGTCGCGGGTGGCGGGCGTGATCGACCCGGCGGGCGGCTCCTGGTACGTGGAGAAGCTCACCGACGACCTGGCGCACGCGGCCTGGGCGTGGTTCCGGGAGATCGAGGCCGCGGGCGGGCTGCCCAACGCGTTCCCGCTGGTCACCGACAAGATCGCGGAGACCTGGGCGCGGCGGTCCGAGAACCTGGCCGACCGCACGGACGCCATCACCGGCGTCAGCGAGTTCCCGAACCTCACCGAGCAGCCCGTCCAGCGCGAGAAGGCCCCGGAGGAGCCGTCCGGCGGCCTCCCGCGCATCCGGTACGCGCAGGCGTACGAAGCGTTGCGGGACGCCGCCGACGCCGCGCCGGAACGGCCGAAGGTCTTCCTGGCCACGCTCGGACCGGTCGCCGCGCACACCGCGCGGGCCACGTTCGCCGCGAACCTCTTCCAGGCGGGCGGCATCGAGACCCCGGCGGCCGGCGCGACCAAGACCGTCGAGGACGTCGTGGAGGCCTTCCGAGGGTCGGGAGCCCGGATCGCCTGCCTCGCGGGCAGCGAGTCCAGCTACGCCGAGCTCGCCGCCCCCGTCGCGGACGCCCTGCGCGAAGCGGGTGCCGAACGGGTACTCCTGGCGGGCAAGAAGTCCGACGCCACGATCGACGAGTACGTCTACACCGGTTGTCCGGCGCTGCGGGTGCTGGAGCACACCTTCGAGTTCCTCGGAGTACAGCGATGA
- a CDS encoding serine/threonine-protein kinase, giving the protein MSLVETERLIAGRYRLHHVLGRGSMGTVWAAHDEVLRRDVAVKEVLVPPGTPDTEAELLRERTLREARSVAQLTHPNVVTMYDVQQVDGDPYVVMELVPSESLADVVRRRGPLSAPQGAVVADAVAAALEAAHRAGITHRDVKPGNVLVADDGRVKLTDFGIARNVAEATLTSRGITLGTPAFIAPEVAAGGAVSPAADQWSLGATLFAAMTGQQPYEGANVLQTINQVVHGEVPSASVCGELAPVVAGLMTKDPAARMPLSEVRRVVRPLLPEPGTEVFPDTDDTRPVVPISRPPVVPISRPPVVRQAVPADTPLAADPGPLPFTHTLPPRRSPFWVVAVFAVVLFTIGASAGFAITRTLAGAPLLPPPQVTGPSLPAISSTVSLRPTTASAATAKGEQGAQFSIEVGADWTSFLEQRTNKGLVPSTVVHLVAPTGVYEVTVQRFPDYYPRRTIKDYLGFVRSRWAEDMYFGEVVESAEGLPVGGPERAVQFSYRTVERSSVADGREEPLRRSRYSRVLPRGTDLWVVEVVFPTEQEETGRDTLFTPIAATFAVV; this is encoded by the coding sequence ATGAGCCTCGTGGAAACCGAGCGCCTGATCGCCGGCCGCTACCGGCTGCACCACGTCCTCGGCCGAGGCTCCATGGGAACCGTGTGGGCCGCGCACGACGAGGTGCTGCGCCGGGACGTGGCGGTGAAGGAGGTCCTGGTGCCGCCGGGCACTCCCGACACCGAGGCGGAGTTGCTTCGGGAACGCACGCTGCGGGAGGCGCGCTCGGTCGCCCAGCTCACCCACCCGAACGTGGTGACCATGTACGACGTCCAGCAGGTCGACGGGGACCCGTACGTGGTGATGGAACTGGTGCCCTCGGAGTCGCTGGCGGACGTGGTGCGCCGGCGCGGCCCTCTTTCTGCTCCCCAGGGAGCGGTGGTGGCGGACGCCGTCGCCGCCGCTCTGGAGGCCGCGCACCGGGCGGGGATCACGCACCGGGACGTGAAACCCGGCAACGTGCTGGTGGCCGACGACGGGCGGGTCAAGCTGACCGACTTCGGGATCGCGCGCAACGTCGCCGAAGCGACCCTGACCAGCCGGGGCATCACGTTGGGCACGCCCGCGTTCATCGCGCCCGAGGTGGCGGCGGGCGGTGCCGTGTCGCCGGCGGCGGACCAGTGGTCGCTGGGGGCGACCCTTTTCGCCGCGATGACCGGTCAGCAGCCGTACGAGGGCGCGAACGTGTTGCAGACCATCAACCAGGTCGTGCACGGGGAGGTCCCGTCGGCGTCGGTGTGCGGCGAGTTGGCCCCGGTGGTCGCGGGCCTGATGACCAAGGACCCGGCGGCCCGGATGCCCCTGTCCGAAGTCCGCCGCGTCGTCCGACCGCTGCTGCCCGAACCCGGCACGGAGGTCTTCCCCGACACCGACGACACCCGCCCGGTGGTGCCGATCAGTCGCCCGCCGGTGGTGCCGATCAGCCGTCCCCCGGTGGTGCGGCAGGCGGTCCCGGCCGACACCCCGCTGGCCGCCGACCCCGGTCCCCTGCCGTTCACCCACACCCTGCCGCCAAGGCGTTCACCGTTCTGGGTGGTGGCGGTGTTCGCGGTGGTCCTGTTCACCATCGGCGCGAGCGCGGGCTTCGCCATCACCCGAACCCTCGCCGGCGCACCACTGCTGCCACCGCCCCAGGTGACCGGCCCTTCGCTGCCCGCGATCTCGTCCACGGTGTCCCTGCGCCCGACGACCGCGTCGGCGGCGACGGCGAAGGGCGAACAGGGGGCGCAGTTCAGCATCGAGGTCGGGGCGGACTGGACGAGCTTCCTGGAGCAGCGGACGAACAAGGGTTTGGTGCCGAGCACCGTCGTGCACCTGGTCGCGCCGACCGGGGTGTACGAGGTGACCGTCCAGCGGTTCCCGGACTACTACCCGCGGCGGACGATCAAGGACTACCTGGGCTTCGTGCGGTCGCGGTGGGCGGAGGACATGTACTTCGGCGAGGTGGTCGAGTCGGCGGAGGGCTTGCCGGTGGGCGGGCCGGAGCGGGCGGTGCAGTTCAGCTACCGGACGGTGGAGCGGTCTTCGGTGGCGGACGGGAGGGAGGAGCCGCTGCGCCGGTCGCGGTACTCACGGGTCCTGCCGCGGGGGACGGACCTGTGGGTGGTGGAGGTGGTGTTCCCGACGGAGCAGGAGGAGACGGGGCGGGACACGCTGTTCACACCCATCGCGGCGACCTTCGCGGTAGTCTAG